CGTCGAGCACGAAGATCTGGGCGTCGACCAGTGCGGGACTGAAGGTGGCGGTGAGGTTGTCGCCGCCGGACTCGATGAGCACGATCTCCAGGCCGGGATGGTCGGCCTCGAGGTCTTCGACGGCGATGGCGTTCGCGGTGACGTCGTCGCGGATCGCGGTGTGCGGGCAGGCGCCGGTCTCGACCGCGCGGATGCGGTCGGGGTCGAGCACGCCCGCGGCGCGCAGCATCCGGGCGTCTTCGTCGGTGTAGATGTCGTTGGTGACGACGCCCAGTTCGAGGGTGCTGCCGAGTTCGCGACACAACAGCCCGATCAGGGACGACTTGCCGGTGCCGACGGGGCCGGCGACGCCGATGCGCAGCGCGCGGGCGGGTGCTTCGTCGGGCAGTCGGTCGGGGGACTGGTCGGGCAGTCGATCGAGGGGTCGGTCAGGCATGGAAGAGCCTCCTGGGGTGGGTCGGATGGGTGTGCTGCCACTGCTCCAGCAGCGGCGCGGTGGCGGCAGGGATGTCGTCGGGGTCGGTGAGCGCGGCGACCGCGTCGACCACGGCGTCGACCTCGGGGCGCAGCTGCAGCACCCACTGCACGGTGTCGAGCGGGTCGAGCGGGGCCAGCTTGAGCGCGGCCGCGGCGACGGTCTGGATCTCGTCGTGGCAGACCACCCGGGCGGTGTCGGTCGGGCGCAACCGCCAGTGCCGGGCCAGCAACCCAAGGGCCACCGGACGCGGCAGGTCGGCGCGGCGCGCCCAGCGCGCATCGAGGCCGACCCGCGCCCCGAGGCGCAGGTAGCCGCGCGCGGCGCGGTACGACGCGGCGCGCACGACCTCGCTGGGCACCCGGGCGTTCCACGCGTCGACGACCGTCTCGACCTCCGTGACGGTGGAGGTCGAGACGACGACGACCGCCGTGCCGGCATCGACCGGCACGTTGGTGCGCAGACGGGTGCGCAGCAACCCTTCGATCTCGTCGGGGCGGAGCCCGGCGAGCAGCGCGGGCTCGAGGCCGCCCGACTGGGCGTGGCCGCCGGTCGGCAGCCGCGCGTCGGCGAGGAGCAACGACACAGAGTCCATCAGAACAGCGAATACCGTTGCGCCAGAGGCAGATCGGTGGCCGGGTCGGGCTCGACTTCTTCGCCGTCGATGGCGATGCGGAAGGTTTCGGGGTCGATGTCGATGCGCGGGCACGCGTCGTTGAGCACCATGTCGGCCTTGGTGGTGCCGCGGGTGTCGCGCACCACGGCCACCTCGTGCCGCAGGCCGTAGCGCTCGCCGACGTCGGCCGCGAGCGGACCGACGAAGGTGACGGCCGGTGCGACGTCCGCCGTCAAAGTCGGGCGCAGCAGCACCGGCTGTGGCGTCGGGATCGAGGCGTTCGGGTCGCCGAGCGCGCCGCGCACGATCGTGCCGCCCTTGAGCACGAGCTCGGGCCGTACGCCGAAGAACGCGGGGCTCCACAGCACCAGGTCGGCGAGCTTGCCGGCTTCGACCGAGCCGACGAGGTGGTCGATGCCGTGGGCGATCGCCGGGTTGATCGTGTACTTGGCCACGTAGCGGCGGGCGCGCAGGTTGTCGGCGGGGCCGTCGAGGCGGCCGACCCGGTGCTTCATCACGTGGGCCACCTGCCAGGTGCGGGTGATCACCTCGCCGATGCGTCCCATCGCCTGGGCGTCCGACGACGTCATCGACAGCGCACCGAGGTCGTGCAGCAGGTCTTCGGCCGCGATCGTGGTGGCCCGGATGCGTGACTCGGCGAACGCGAGATCCTCCGGCACCGCGGGGTTGAGGTGGTGGCAGACCATCAACATGTCGAGGTGCTCGGCCACGGTGTTGACGGTGTGGGGCAGGGTCGGGTTGGTCGAGCCGGGTAGCACGTTCGGGTGCGACGCGATCGACAGGATGTCGGGGGCGTGGCCGCCGCCCGCGCCCTCGGTGTGGAAGGCGTGGATGGTGCGGCCGCCGATCGCGCGCAGGGTGGAGTCGACGTAACCCGCCTCGTTGAGCGAGTCGCTGTGCAGGGTCACCTGCAGCCCGAAGTCATCGGCCGCCCGCAGCGCGGCGTCGATCGCCGCCGGGGTCGAACCCCAGTCCTCGTGCACCTTCAACGCCGCGGCGCCTGCCGCCGCCTGCTCGCGCAGCCCGGGCAGCGAGGTGGTGTTGCCTTTGCCCATCAGCAGCAGGTTGACCGGCAGCGCGTCGAGGCCCTGCAGCACGGTGCGCAGGTGCCACGGGCCGGGTGTGACGGTGGTGGCCTTCGATCCTTCGGACGGCCCGGTGCCGCCGCCGCCGAGCGTGGTCAGCCCGGCGGCCAACGCCTCGTGCACCTGGCTGTGCGACAGGAAGTGCACGTGCAGATCGATGCCGCCGGCGGTGAGGATCTTGTGCTCGCCGCTGATCACGTCGGTCGACGGGCCGATCTGCAGCGCGGGGTGCACGCCGTCGGTGATGTCGGGGTTGCCGGCCCGACCGAGCGCGACGATGCGGCCGTCCTTGATGCCGACGTCGGCCCGCACGATGCCGGCGTGGTCGAGCACGACGACACCGGTGATCACCGTGTCGGGAGCGCCCTGCGCCGATGTCGTGGTGCCCTGGGTCATCGACTCGCGGATCGACTTGCCGCCGCCGAAGACGGCCTCGTCGCCGTGGCTGATCCGGCCGTCGGGCAGGTACGCGGTGAGGTCGTCCTCCACTTCGATCCACAGGTCGGTGTCGCCGAGCCGGAGCTGGTCGCCGGTGGTCGCGCCGTAGAGGTCGGCGTACTTGCGACGGTCGATCCTCATCGCTCGTTCTCCCGCAGTTGCAGGCCGGGCACGCGGCGCGCGCCCTGCAAGGTCACGGCGCCGACCTCACGGGAGACCCCGGGCTCGAACCGCACCGAGGTGCCGGCCGGGATGTCGAGCCGGAGACCGTCGGCCGCGGCGCGGTCGAACTCGAGCGCCGGGTTGGTGTCGGGCAGGTGGAAGTGCGAGCCGACCTGGATCGGCCGGTCGCCGGTGTTGGTGAGTCGCAGCGTGATCCGTTCGGTCTCCGGGCGCGGGTTGATCTCCAGGTCGCCGGATGCGGGCCGGGTGGCGCCGGGCCCTTCGGTGGACGAGCCCGGCTGGATCGGGTCGTGCAGGGTGACCAGCTTGCGGCCGTCGGGGAAGGTGGCCTCGACCTGCACGTCGTGGATCATCGCCGGCACCCCGTCCATCACCTGGTCGGCGCTCAGCACCGTGCGGCCGCGCTCCATCAGGTCGGCGACGGTCGCGCCTTCTCGTGCCCGTTCGATCACCCAGTTGGCAAGCAGCGCAACGGATTCGGGGTGGTTCAGCCGGACCCCGCGGGCCAGGCGATCGCGAGCGACCATGCCGGCCACGGCCAGCAACAGCTTCTCGGTGTCGGAGGGCATGAGGTGCATGCGCACACTCTCGCCGCGCGATGTGTCGGGGATGTTTCCGATCGGTTCCGCGGGCGCAAAGGTCGGCTGGGAACGCCGACCGCCGGGCTCGGACGGGCAGCCTCAGCGGGATGCTGGTGAGGGCACCGAACACGACCGCGGTGCGCAACGA
This genomic stretch from Calidifontibacter indicus harbors:
- a CDS encoding urease subunit alpha, whose protein sequence is MRIDRRKYADLYGATTGDQLRLGDTDLWIEVEDDLTAYLPDGRISHGDEAVFGGGKSIRESMTQGTTTSAQGAPDTVITGVVVLDHAGIVRADVGIKDGRIVALGRAGNPDITDGVHPALQIGPSTDVISGEHKILTAGGIDLHVHFLSHSQVHEALAAGLTTLGGGGTGPSEGSKATTVTPGPWHLRTVLQGLDALPVNLLLMGKGNTTSLPGLREQAAAGAAALKVHEDWGSTPAAIDAALRAADDFGLQVTLHSDSLNEAGYVDSTLRAIGGRTIHAFHTEGAGGGHAPDILSIASHPNVLPGSTNPTLPHTVNTVAEHLDMLMVCHHLNPAVPEDLAFAESRIRATTIAAEDLLHDLGALSMTSSDAQAMGRIGEVITRTWQVAHVMKHRVGRLDGPADNLRARRYVAKYTINPAIAHGIDHLVGSVEAGKLADLVLWSPAFFGVRPELVLKGGTIVRGALGDPNASIPTPQPVLLRPTLTADVAPAVTFVGPLAADVGERYGLRHEVAVVRDTRGTTKADMVLNDACPRIDIDPETFRIAIDGEEVEPDPATDLPLAQRYSLF
- a CDS encoding urease subunit gamma, with the protein product MHLMPSDTEKLLLAVAGMVARDRLARGVRLNHPESVALLANWVIERAREGATVADLMERGRTVLSADQVMDGVPAMIHDVQVEATFPDGRKLVTLHDPIQPGSSTEGPGATRPASGDLEINPRPETERITLRLTNTGDRPIQVGSHFHLPDTNPALEFDRAAADGLRLDIPAGTSVRFEPGVSREVGAVTLQGARRVPGLQLRENER
- the ureG gene encoding urease accessory protein UreG, translated to MPDRPLDRLPDQSPDRLPDEAPARALRIGVAGPVGTGKSSLIGLLCRELGSTLELGVVTNDIYTDEDARMLRAAGVLDPDRIRAVETGACPHTAIRDDVTANAIAVEDLEADHPGLEIVLIESGGDNLTATFSPALVDAQIFVLDVAGGGDVVRKGGPGIARADLLIVNKTDLAPYVGVDVDLMRHEGEQARDGRPVVALSRTDRASVERLTDWVLTTLAAYRAGDHEPVDPGPMAPHSHAGAEPHSHDHDSTHHHEPAGTHHH
- a CDS encoding urease accessory protein UreF codes for the protein MDSVSLLLADARLPTGGHAQSGGLEPALLAGLRPDEIEGLLRTRLRTNVPVDAGTAVVVVSTSTVTEVETVVDAWNARVPSEVVRAASYRAARGYLRLGARVGLDARWARRADLPRPVALGLLARHWRLRPTDTARVVCHDEIQTVAAAALKLAPLDPLDTVQWVLQLRPEVDAVVDAVAALTDPDDIPAATAPLLEQWQHTHPTHPRRLFHA